A genomic segment from Triticum dicoccoides isolate Atlit2015 ecotype Zavitan chromosome 1A, WEW_v2.0, whole genome shotgun sequence encodes:
- the LOC119268015 gene encoding uncharacterized protein LOC119268015 produces the protein MLEFEGEKVLGKMTAENLRMYYKFRTELLKMEASSREFREQNEKDDLRWEQDKKDALSCCRTDPTPFSLQDAVEEEGEEEEVTEFTKSDKEEMETEDRLFSGKRKGWESAWGCCGEFEDSTAVSPMHFTHCTPGLIPYAARSVSTLQIYSLKIVGTDGKLKLPLHVYGLVAARDTMDYNRNILFFRRREDCQKLTPEDPFLHLTGPSHAIVAVDHVDFEVQLKVKGATRSSDRALISRCCTYAGGYHEGLDTALFSNCFCTVELSLERLAKTVQATILSIRVVEGGPWPFEYGGRIVCSSPPQEVMDSLARQVVLVDSRSSDGGEMPMGTGGYLDLSRHVVSVELEESLQFVIQAYSQSGDAIARQGRVKFRAEYCNVSRGICEIGDSKVEITVAWSKLVTKRMDILLEGHV, from the exons ATGCTCGAATTTGAGGGTGAGAAGGTGTTGGGCAAGATGACTGCGGAGAATTTAAGGATGTATTACAAATTTCGTACGGAGCTATTAAAGATGGAAGCCAGCTCTCGCGAGTTCCGGGAGCAGAATGAAAAGGATGACCTGAGGTGGGAGCAGGATAAGAAGGACGCATTGAGCTGTTGCAGAACAGACCCGACCCCCTTCTCACTTCAGGACGCggttgaggaggagggggaggaggaggaggtgacagaATTCACAAAATCAGACAAAGAGGAGATGGAGACGGAGGACAGGTTGTTTTCTGGAAAACGTAAAGGCTGGGAATCCGCATGGGGATGCTGTGGTGAATTTGAAGACAGTA CCGCAGTGAGTCCTATGCACTTTACACATTGCACGCCGGGACTGATCCCGTACGCCGCTCGCTCTGTGAGCACCTTGCAGATCTACTCCTTAAAGATTGTTGGAACAGATGGAAAGTTGAAGTTACCACTCCATGTGTATGGTCTTGTTGCTGCCCGGGACACCATGGACTACAACCGCAACATTCTCTTCTTTAGGCGAAGGGAAGACTGTCAAAAACTCACTCCAGAG GATCCATTTTTGCACTTGACTGGCCCGTCCCATGCCATCGTGGCTGTGGACCATGTTGACTTCGAAGTCCAACTGAAAGTAAAGGGTGCAACAAGGTCCAGCGACAGAGCATTGATCAGTCGTTGCTGCACTTATGCTGGTGGTTATCATGAAGGTTTAGATACCGCTCTCTTCAGCAACTGCTTTTGCACGGTAGAGTTAAGCTTGGAGCGACTCGCAAAGACAGTCCAGGCTACCATCTTAAGTATCCGTGTTGTTGAAGGCGGACCTTGGCCTTTTGAATATGGTGGTCGGATTGTGTGCTCCTCACCACCACAGGAAGTTATGGACTCCCTGGCCAGGCAAGTTGTGTTGGTTGATTCTCGTTCTTCTGATGGTGGAGAAATGCCAATGGGCACAGGTGGCTACCTTGATCTGTCAAGGCATGTTGTTTCTGTAGAACTGGAAGAAAGCCTGCAATTTGTTATACAAGCCTACTCGCAGTCTGGTGATGCTATTGCTAGACAAGGTCGTGTCAAGTTCAGGGCCGAATATTGCAACGTAAGTCGAGGTATATGTGAGATTGGTGACTCTAAGGTGGAGATTACTGTTGCTTGGTCCAAACTTGTTACCAAAAGGATGGATATCCTCTTAGAAGGACATGTTTGA